In Oreochromis niloticus isolate F11D_XX linkage group LG22, O_niloticus_UMD_NMBU, whole genome shotgun sequence, the sequence AGTGCCTCTCTTCTTTTCTCATATAGGCTAATTCATACGGGGAGCTGCGAGGGGAACCGCACGTAACCGCACGTAGTCGTATTTTGTTTGAGGCCAGCCTATGAGAAATGAGGACGCAGGGATGCCGTGAATATGGCCGCGCCCCCTCACAGTTTGACGTGCAGCATCTCATGACTCCTGCGCATCATCACCGCATCCCGTGAGGCGAGGCGGCGTCTATGTCCTATTATGGTTACAGCCTTATTTCGGTTAGTTGGTCAGCTCAGTTAACGAAAAGACTCCGCATGCGCGGACAGTTTGCGTGAGTGACTGTGGTGGGGGATGATAATGGTGAACCCTTCTTCCTCCCTGCCCCGTCCTGGTGTCCTCCTCGGCTTCCCATGATGCCTCTCGCTGGCGACCTTGACAGAAGCCACTGGACGACTGATGCTGCAGATGCTGAAAGGAGGCGGGCAGTTGCCAGGGCAACAGGTCATGCAGTGCGGCACAGAGGATATTTCAGCTGCAGAAATAACACTGTCACTTTTGCACACTCACGAACATGCTCTCAGAATTTGTGAAGCACGAGCAGAGAAAAGCCATCAGTATGAGCTGGTGCTGAAATCACGCACGCACTGCAGTTCTTTCACGCTCACGATTCGCTCGTGACAAAGatacaaacaaaaatcagcTGACTCCCTGGAGGAGGTTTGTGTGGAACTATTATGCAATGAACGTAACATTTCTCTGTTCTGCCTCAGTGAATTTgtttgcaaaataaataaataaataaaaatctgcaGTCACAGTCTGACATATTCAacatgagcatcatttaaaagcTTTACTTGTTCCCCTCTGAAGCCAGAATAAAGGTTAAATATCACATTTGTGTGTCAACATGTATAATAAGACCTCAACGATATAAACATCTGTGACATCTGCTCTTCACTTGCTGATGAAGATCATGCGATATGATATAAAGCACCATTAAAGGGACCTTGTGGTGAGGTGGTTTTCTCAGcagcatttttattatttagttcTTCTGTGCAGTTTCTTCCCGTCATTTTCACACATACACTAATGCTACAATAACTGTCTACCTTTCCCAGAAGAGAATCCTCTCTAATTTACTCCACCTCTACTTTTCTCTAGTGTTTctttcacatacacacaaaaggCTAAAAGATGTATTACATCTTACTAAATCCGTTGTATggctgtataaatgaaataggGTTACATTTCACTTcatgcaaacatgttttatcCATCACCTGCTTTGTACTTTTAACTTGCTTCATTTGAGattcaaatacaaaataaccATTCTTTGTCTTAGTAGTTTGACCTGAGCACACGTTTCCCACGCCCCAATCGCTAAGAGCAATGTTAACAGCTTAATAATTAAAGAGAACGCATTAAAAATGATTATTTAAAATCTGGACATACAGACATGCCTTGGAGATAGAGGCCTTGTGAGTGGTGTctagacttttcaaaataagggTCTTTTCAACAGCATAAAATCAAGGTTTACAGTTTATGTTGAAAGTTATTTTTACAGGTACATTTCAGAAGAATGactatgtttgtgtttttcttgttttcagttcagttgtTTTGAGCTGCATCTCTAGAACAGCTTTTAGCGCccttattttttgttaaaaatctTGAATAACGTTAAAGTTCAAAAGCAAATTATGGCACAATAAGTAATGTATATAATGATGCGCACCACTTAACATTTATActgattgtttgttttcatgaactGTCTGATGATGCAACACTTTTGCATTGTGGGTCAGCATTATCTCCTTTCTTACCATAAAGGATGGTAAAGTGTTTCCTCTCCTAAAGGAGGTAATAAAGGAAGCATTGATGCAACTTTCCATAGTATTTAGAGAATTCAAACAGTTGTTATAATGGCTGCCGCACAGACACAGCTAAAAGCCTGAGTAAACTGTAAATTACAACTGTCAATTAGCAAAAGTCAGACATGACTCATagtaatattttattaaacCATTTTTGTACAGAAATATTGCAGTGTTTCACTTTTATATCTGAAGATGAGAAAATTGGATGAAGATCAATATTTCCTTAAATCTTCCCAGGGAAGCTTCCTGCCTCTATCTGATCGTCCCATTTCTGAACCtgcaggagagaaaaaaaaaaaaaaaaaaaaaaaacacaggagaaAATCAAAAAAATGGAGCAATAAATCCACACCTAGAGTGGAAACTAACCTGAAACACAGCTGTGATTTTTACAACTTTAAATGTAGAGCTTCTAGGcgatgagtgaaaaagaaaactgatgaCTAAAATCAGTCAAAAccaaaattaaaaccaagaatTTTGGACCAGAAGCAAATGAAGGTGCAGCCGAGTGAGATAGTGCGATTTGTTTCACGTGTAACTTACCCAGCTGATTGGGCAGAGACTCTTGTAGACTCTGCGGTACCAGTCACAGGGAGCCGTGTCCTGGTCTTTGGCTGACAGAACTTTGTTACATCTGTggaagtctgtaacaaaacaaagaggGAGAAGAGCTGTCAAACCAGAGATGGACACTAAACAGCCAGCAAAGCCAGTCGGTGATAATTTAACTCTGTCAAAGTCCTCGAGTCCTTTATCTGACTCAAGGACTCGAAGGAGATAAATGAGCCTGATTCTGTACCTCACTGGTTTATCTGCAATCTGCACTTGTCCTCCAAAATCATACTATTGTCACTCTAGGACCATCAGAGTCACTCACCACAATGTCACACTAACGCATGGCTTGTGGAAGAAGTGTAGACCTACAGAAATCAAACCATAGACTGTTTACATTCACTTGAAACTTCAACATCAGCGTTTTAGCTGTCGCCCTGTTAGTTTTTGGAAGCCAGAAGAGACCGTATATGGACGAGAGGGTATAATGCTACGTTGCTAGCAAGCTGTATGTTCATACTTGCACAGGTGCAATACACCTGCTAATAGGTGCTAAGTAACAGGCCAGTAAAACACTTGAATTTCACTCACTAAAACGGAAGCACAAAGTTCTTGAATGATCTATATTTGACAGCAAGACATTTTTCATGTGACTTtaataaaaatgctccaaaaccCACAAAACAAATCATCCTCTCTGGAGTTAAGTAGGAAACTACCCATTATATGTGCTGACGCTGCTGTGACACGATAGTTTCAAAGTCCATTGTCTTCATTTATCTTACATGGAACTGTTGTTAGAAACCCAAACATCAtttagttggtttttttttttttttgagccaAATGTCAACACGGTTTCATTATGTGACCATAAACAACCACGGTTCAGTCACTATTAACTTTTATAATTAAGAACCACAAATCTTAAAATGCTGATAAACCCCTGACATTTATTCTCGctcaaaaaaaaacccttacaCAATCTGTTTCTGTCCATGCATATATTTTCTGAAGTGTATGAATTTCATGCAACTTGTTATTGAAAACACTGTCCTGTGGTTTGATAACATATCCTGATCTTTGCCTGTGATCGTGTGTGGAGTCCATGAGCCAGAAGACTCCATGTGAGTCAGGTTTTCTCTGAGAATTATTCAAATATTTCCCTATATTTGTAGATCATCAAAAGTTTGTTGTCCTGTGATAACCATGATTCTGATAACTAAACGGGCACATAAACTCAAGTGTCCATCGACGTGATGCGTTTAGGCTGTCACGTCACAGGACAGGAAATTTTAAAGAAACttgtaacaaaaataaaattgtaatttaACATTGcgttaaaatacaattaaaaaaatataattcagatacatcaTGAGTTTAGTTTGAGCTCCTGAGTTTCAGACTGAGTgagtaaaataataaactagTCAATAAAAAAGACTGAAGAAATGATTATAACTGGACAAGAAGTTCATAACGAATTACTCTAGTAATTTATTACGCTGACAATCTATTCcttgcattttttaaacagcacaGTTTCCCGTCAGACTTCTGGTAAATTCAgttcttaaattttttttttaaaataaaattaattatgtTTGCCATAtagttgttttaaaatgaaattatcATGCATTTGTCAAAGACATTAAATGAATGTAagtgtgtgaaaaaaataagagaaattattttaccaTCAGATTGAATGTTGAGATATCAAAGTTATTTTGGAACTTTTAAGAAATTATGTTTTATCCTTAAAATATttgataattttattattattgattaaaaataaagatttatctGATCAAAGTTGAAATAAGTACTTGACATATTTTTGAATACAATAACTAACACTGACATGTATAAAATAACCACAAATGTGTTGAAATAAGAAACACAGTTGGGTATTGCATCGGGGGAGATGCAGTTATCACTCCTCTTAAAACTGGTGTAATTTTCAGCTGTTATACAATAAGTCCAACAAATGTAAGTATtcatggtaaaataaataagtggTAATTTAtacaaaaacaaggaaaaataaCTTCCTATTTGTCAACCACTCATAGCAAattcttttttcccttcctgTTTAAAATCGGGCGTTCAACACGCTTATTTTAGATCAATCAAAGtgcatcaatccatccatcctcttcctccacagcttaaaaatgaagccagtgcaAACGCACCAAAAAGGTTTTCTAATGGGCACTCAAGCCTGACTGCAGAAGTGATTCCCAACATCCAACTTCACAGCAGAAGTAAACGTGTTTACAGCATGCTACACAAATGGTTTTGGTCTCTACAGAGAGTTCTCCCTTCATAACAGCCTCAGATAAACGTTCCACAGTGAACTGAAGCAAACGCTGTCTGCCAGGCCTAACGTCTGATAACtagtcactgaactggacctccCAACCATCTCTATGAtatttgggcatttttaataGATGATCATCCAGGAAGAGTGTGCTTTAGTTTTGGTGAGTcaagtttttgtattttgttactTACTATTTATCAATTTGTCATTTTGTTAAATGACAAATTGATAAATAGATATCAGTGTGTTGCACCTGAACGGTTTATGAatgcagcttgctaaccaagcATTACCGATTGCGTTGTACCCCATCGCTCACATAAGGTAACTTCTGGCTTCAAACCCTGCTATAAACAGGAGTTTCATTAGCCTGACTGGTTATGCCTGAGAAAAGATCATAGGTGTGTTTCACTGTTGTAGGCATGGAATAAAGGCCTTTATGGCAGAAATCAAACTTCCCCCATGTACAGCTTTTTTACCCTGAAGTGCAAAACTAAAGTGTCACAGCATTGTTATTGGTCAATTCAAGTAACAGTCCTGTAACATTAAGTAACAGTTATTCAGAATCAGATTACCAAAATGATTTCGGTTAGAGTCACTTCAGATTTAAACTGAGTCTCTGTGTCTGGGTGGCATTTAGTTTTTACTGCACTTCCACAAAGACTGATGCAAACCTTTACTCTGAAAAATCAGCAGAGAAGCAGCATTAATCAAAGCATTCATTACATAAGCAGACGGATCAATACGTCTAAAGTGAAGCTGAAACACAGCAGCGATTAAAGAGATAATTAGAGAGTGCATTTAGTCTGCAGCAGATCCACCATCACACTGAGCTTTGGCACAGAAGGAGATGTGTTTAATTCTTTGAGTTTTCATTTGAAATAGAAACTAGCAGCAAAGCAACTTTGATTGATTTAAATATTGAAAATCAGACATCAAGCATGGGTTGTGTCCATTGTCAAAACTCCTTGTCTCACATTTCTTTATAAATTAAGAAACTGCTGCAGTTTAAACCCTCAATAAGTCTCAAATGAAAACAACGAATTCTGCAGCCAAGTATTGGAAATACTCAGCAAACATGCCAAAGGCATGCCAAAAGCAGCTTTTGTGTGATTAGATGGTAAAATcaaaatgaggggaaaaaagcaagcAAATAAGTGAGAATATCAGCTGAAGGCCCCGAAAGACTCGCAACGCTCAGCAGATTTGCAGGTCTCCTGTTCTTCACACACTTATGAGAAGCCAAACATTATGACAGTCTGCGGTGGAGTGAAGAGACCCAGGCAAAGCTGAAGAGCAAAGGTGCAAATAACCTGTGGCCATTTTTACCTGTCTGAATTAAAAGTTCATGCTGTACTCAGTGTAAGAGGAAACAAGGGACTGGACCTGCGTTGGTCTGATGGAAGAAAACACTGAATTATGACAAAGGTTGACATCACTTTCCATCGACACTGTGTGCAGCAGACGTCTCATTTACCCAGGTAGTTCTGGAAACAGTTGCGTGTCTGGTTGGTGTTGGGGAAGCGGGCATCAAACGGAGCCGTCCTGTAGTTCTTGATCTTCTCCTGGACAGCGTCTGACATTTTTCAGCTGCTGGAGGTCTGCACAGGATCAACAGCATGTGAGCAACCCTTAAATGAAATCATGCTGCACACACGGACTACAAGAAAGCATTTATATCCACAAAGTATCCTAATAATAGTCAGTCAGAGCTActtaaataatatatttttaagctGCCCTCTTTAACTGCAAACATTTAAGCTGTGTGCCGATTTAAACACGTGACTACACCGACATGTGAAACGTGATCCGCTGTGGTCTTAAATATGTGTTAAATAATATCAGACAAAAGAGTAAAAATACAGCTCGTTCAATTGGAGTTCGGCATAAGCAAAACTAACTTCTAATTTGACATTAGGCCCATTTTCCCTGCCAGTAACTGGAAAATAAAACTAGAGTCCTGATGAATCCCGTTCATTAACGACGTTATCGATAAAAATAGAAAGTTAATATTAATCCTGCTCAGCTGTTTGCTAATCACACACAGCtcgaacatttttttttttaacaattttaccacagaacaaaaagaaaaaagcaccaAAACAACTCACAGAGGCTCTAAACTGCTcacacacttaaaataaattattatcgACTCGCTATTCACGTAGAAACCTTCAGAAAACCGGCTTACCGTCAACAAATCAATTCTGTTGTAACCCGTGCTCCCGGCGTCCTCTAGCTTTGAAAGACAGTGCGCTCGCAAAGCATGCTGGGAAAAAACGgccaaaaaaaaccacacaaaaaaaatggcGCCTCCACCAATGTGTGGAAAGGCAGCACTGCCACTTGCTGGACATATACAGGAGGTACAGGCACAGATTTATTTTAACGTAAAGGACTAAAAGATGTTGCATAAAGCAGCCATACTTAAAGTTTACTTCTTTGCATCAGCACGTCTGTTCTGCTTGATTCTGTAttgttgacttttttattttatggtcttttccaaatgttttttttaaagcataccATGATTTTGGTCTTTAATTGCTTGTAAGGTGCCTTTGAGCGTCTTGGAAtacacatataaataaaatctaaaccATCGCAGTAACCTTGTGTCCACATCGCTTGACCTGAGCTGGACCTCTGATGTATTCATTTCTAATCCATGCTGGACGCTCCCAATATAAATCTGAGCATCTCCATCTTGGCCTCCTGTCCTTTTGTTATTGTCACCACACCCAAATCATACATTGTGtctcttgtaaaccttccctttaaCACTCCCTGCTGTTTTTCTGTTACAACTCAACCCTGACACTCACCTCCACCTGCTCTACCCTGTTGCTTTTGCTGGTTGACCCCAAGTGTTTAAATTCACCCACCTTCGCTTGCTCCTTGCAGCTGGACTATTACAACTGTCTCCCTCCTTCACACACATGTATCCTGTCCTgttctactgactttcattcctcttcacacaacaaacatgaTACGATTATGAATATATTAAAATTTGCATAGCTACAAAATTTAAAGATCAAATTGATGGATCAAGGCAGAAAATTCCTGAAGCTCCAAATTAGtagtgaataataataataagctaTAAAATTAACAGGATAAACTTTAGCCTCCTGTGCATAACCTGGGAAGATCTCATATAAGGTTTTATTTGCATTAGTTTGAGTTTGACcccccaaaataaataaatcaataattgTAGATAGATAGTGGATATaaaaaatgaagctgaaaaacacaatgaaagcacagaaaaacatgGGGGATTTTCTTGagtaaaatgtttatttgctaTAAAAGATATTTTGGTGTCAGGTCAGAGAAGCTTGCTTCCTCTCACAGATTGTCCTCAGCTTGTTGGAGCATCTGAAGGTGAACCAGCTCCTGCTGTACACGACCCTCGGGGTGAGTCGACCACACAGATCCTCCCTGCTTTCACCCGCGTTATCCGGATCGCGTGCCCAAAACCTGCAACACACACTTTATTCTGTTACCATGGCATTTATTCTGTTAAAGTTCATAATAAAACTCCCACCGTGTTTTAATCCCCTCACAGTAAATCCACAGTGGGAAGACACCGTGGTTAGGTTGCTTAGGAGTGAAATTCTCAGCTGCTTTGTAAATCTCACTTATACATAATCCACAACTATTGATGGGTGATTACCTTTTATAATCTCACTGCAATGTTGTGTTTTACTGAATTCAAGACCAAGACCTCCAAATTCCAGAGATCTTTTTGGGCATGCTCAGTATGTGCCACACAAAGAAAGCCTCAGAGGATCTTAGCTTATCCCTCAGTGTGGGGCACCACAGCACAAAGataatgtaataatattcaTCAGGTAGTTTTAATATTGTGGCTGATCAGTTTAAATAGTATATACAAACAGGAAGGGAAAAAATGTGATAATATTTTATTCCAATAAACATTTTACTGCTACTTAAATCTTATGCTTCTTATAATTAACTACTatgtattttattgtgttgtcaTCTTTAAAATTAAGATCAAACTCATATTCCAGTTTATTATCTGCTCTTTAATTTTAGCATTTTACTTAAATTATGTTCATCATTGTTAATTATCAATTGTTTAAATGCACCtgttatgtta encodes:
- the LOC100697091 gene encoding cytochrome c oxidase subunit 6B1, whose translation is MSDAVQEKIKNYRTAPFDARFPNTNQTRNCFQNYLDFHRCNKVLSAKDQDTAPCDWYRRVYKSLCPISWVQKWDDQIEAGSFPGKI